One part of the Girardinichthys multiradiatus isolate DD_20200921_A chromosome 10, DD_fGirMul_XY1, whole genome shotgun sequence genome encodes these proteins:
- the fgf21 gene encoding fibroblast growth factor 21: protein MFFFPNNLLFYLFTVVFLILSLPFSWSFYLPESNPIFAFRNQLREVHLYTENHRHGLYLQINQDGRVTGSDAQTPYSVLQVKSVKQGHVVIKGQSSSMFLCMDITGNLRGQSAYEEADCSFREILLADGYTRFLNSRHGIPLSLASRNSPDQHSVPFTRFLPLRNTLTTENVSEESIKTQRNFNTDSDDLFEMGQNTVVSPQLFMDK, encoded by the exons atgtttttctttccaaataACCTTTTATTCTACCTGTTTACCGTCGTTTTTTTAATCCTGTCACTTCCCTTTTCGTGGTCGTTTTATCTCCCTGAATCCAACCCAATCTTTGCGTTCAGAAATCAGCTCAGAGAGGTGCATCTTTATACAG AAAACCACAGACATGGGCTGTATTTGCAGATAAATCAGGATGGTAGAGTGACTGGAAGTGATGCCCAGACTCCCTATA GTGTGCTGCAAGTCAAATCAGTTAAACAGGGCCATGTAGTCATAAAGGGGCAATCATCATCCATGTTTCTCTGCATGGATATCACCGGGAATCTTAGGGGGCAG AGTGCCTATGAAGAGGCTGACTGCTCCTTCAGAGAAATCCTGCTGGCTGATGGATACACCCGTTTCCTTAACTCACGCCATGGAATTCCTTTATCACTGGCATCCAGAAATTCTCCAGATCAACACTCAGTTCCTTTCACAAGATTTTTACCTCTCAGGAATACTTTAACAACAGAGAACGTCTCTGAGGAATCAATAAAAACCCAGAGGAACTTCAACACGGACTCGGATGACCTTTTCGAGATGGGACAGAATACGGTGGTTAGTCCTCAGCTGTTTATGGACAAGTAA
- the LOC124874934 gene encoding potassium voltage-gated channel subfamily A member 7-like, producing MESGGPEPYEEGGTGIEGNTEIDKHLKDQLNIEEKGEKENKGNENEKKKDRRRSGSLWRSGWALSERLAINVSGMRYETQLRTLAKFPNSLLGDPRRRSRYFDPLRNELFLDRNRACFDAILYFYQSGGRLRRPANIPLDIFMEELMFYELGEDIVNRFKEDEGFPKEEERPLPSNEVQRKLWMLFEHPESSSGARIIAIISVMVIVVSILIFCLETLPDFKKEEYHPQANNSSENVPAPQSVFNDPFFMVETMCICWFSFELIMRLSCAPSKIHFFKDVMNIIDFSAILPYFVTLGTELAKDDDSSPTTSLAIIRVIRLVRVFRIFKLSRHSKGLQILGQTLKASMRELGLLIFFLFIGVIIFSSAVYFAEADHHATDFVSIPHGFWWAVVTMTTVGYGDMYPTTVWGKMVGSMCAIAGVLTISLPVPVIVSNFSYFYHRETECEDQTEYTHVQTSLWEDEEPEGEEPEEGERYPDPEFYASEGTCNPLNGTLLGGLCAGQTAEYTGGNMYLREPLVTQV from the exons ATGGAAAGTGGGGGCCCAGAGCCATATGAAGAAGGAGGTACAGGGATCGAGGGGAACACGGAAATAGACAAACATCTGAAGGACCAGCTCAACATTGAGGaaaagggagagaaagagaacaAAGGGAATGAGAACGAGAAGAAGAAAGACCGCCGACGTTCAGGGTCTCTGTGGAGGAGCGGATGGGCTCTAAGTGAAAGACTGGCCATCAATGTTTCAGGAATGCGCTATGAAACCCAACTTCGTACCTTAGCAAAGTTCCCCAACTCCTTGCTCGGGGATCCCAGGCGGAGATCCCGGTACTTTGACCCACTTCGAAATGAGCTCTTCCTGGATCGAAACCGAGCCTGCTTTGATGCTATCCTGTATTTCTACCAATCAGGGGGAAGGCTCCGCAGGCCTGCAAACATACCCCTGGACATCTTCATGGAAGAGCTGATGTTTTACGAGCTCGGAGAGGACATTGTGAACCGCTTCAAGGAGGACGAGGGTTTCCCTAAGGAGGAAGAGAGGCCCCTGCCGTCCAATGAGGTCCAGAGAAAACTGTGGATGTTGTTTGAGCACCCCGAGTCCTCCTCGGGGGCCCGTATCATTGCCATTATCAGTGTGATGGTGATAGTGGTGTCCATTCTCATCTTCTGCCTGGAAACGCTGCCAGACTTCAAAAAAGAG GAGTACCACCCCCAGGCTAACAATTCTTCTGAGAACGTGCCTGCCCCCCAAAGTGTTTTCAATGACCCTTTCTTCATGGTGGAAACCATGTGTATATGCTGGTTTTCCTTTGAGCTCATCATGCGCCTTTCTTGCGCTCCCAGCAAGATCCACTTCTTTAAGGATGTCATGAATATCATTGATTTCAGCGCCATCCTACCCTACTTTGTCACCCTGGGAACTGAGCTAGCCAAAGATGATGACTCATCTCCAACCACATCTTTGGCCATCATCAGAGTCATCAGGCTGGTGAGGGTCTTCAGGATCTTCAAGCTATCTAGGCATTCCAAGGGCCTCCAGATCCTTGGTCAGACACTAAAGGCAAGCATGCGTGAGCTCGGCCTACTTATCTTCTTCTTGTTTATCGGGGTCATCATCTTCTCCAGTGCTGTCTACTTTGCAGAAGCTGACCACCATGCAACAGATTTTGTCAGCATACCGCATGGTTTTTGGTGGGCAGTCGTCACAATGACCACAGTAGGATACGGCGACATGTACCCAACAACAGTGTGGGGTAAAATGGTTGGCTCTATGTGTGCAATTGCCGGTGTTCTTACCATCTCGCTGCCTGTGCCCGTCATTGTGTCCAACTTTAGCTACTTCTACCACCGAGAGACCGAATGTGAAGATCAAACTGAGTACACTCATGTTCAGACTTCCCTGTGGGAAGATGAGGAGCCTGAAGGAGAGGAGCCTGAAGAAGGAGAGAGGTATCCGGATCCAGAATTTTATGCCAGTGAAGGAACCTGCAACCCTCTGAACGGGACTTTACTTGGCGGACTATGTGCGGGCCAGACGGCAGAGTACACAGGAGGGAATATGTATCTGAGGGAACCACTAGTTACACAGGTTTAG